The Pochonia chlamydosporia 170 chromosome 1, whole genome shotgun sequence genome window below encodes:
- a CDS encoding RNA polymerase II mediator complex component Med8 (similar to Metarhizium acridum CQMa 102 XP_007813964.1) encodes MATLGLDEDELKSVEHTVARLAQLSSSIQSLKMDIIKSNPLPHPSSLQASAQILQRNLQSVLESLNDNSELFTRMVIHPSTNYPGRAQENILTQLLRKKLEPDVEEFVAEGRETAKLATPEGVAELQAIWDELREWTQGRIAAYVRDEAGDVYTREEREMGVENVRTGLRKGLDDESDEEDDEDEADEDEDGEDEERGGRALARGPELETLLWFGARGDFELPRNVEFERKVGVKKGLEGVNIPPERMDGVLSG; translated from the exons ATGGCGACTCTGGGTCTGGACGAGGACGAGCTGAAGTCTGTGGAACACACTGTCGCCAGGCTAGCACAATTATCCAGCAGTATACAGAGCCTGAAGATGGACATTATTAAAAGCAATCCTCTTCCGCACCC CTCTTCGCTCCAAGCATCCGCCCAGATCCTCCAGCGCAACCTCCAGTCCGTCCTGGAGAGCCTGAACGACAATTCGGAGCTCTTTACGCGAATGGTCATCCACCCGTCCACCAACTACCCCGGGCGAGCGCAAGAAAATATCCTCACACAGTTGCTGCGAAAGAAGCTGGAGCCAGATGTGGAGGAGTTTGTGGCCGAGGGGAGAGAGACGGCGAAGCTAGCTACACCTGAGGGCGTGGCAGAACTGCAGGCCATTTGGGACGAGTTGAGAGAGTGGACGCAGGGACGTATTGCGGCGTATGTGCGCGACGAGGCGGGCGATGTGTATACCagggaggagagggagatgGGCGTGGAGAATGTGCGTACGGGACTGCGAAAGGGTCTTGATGACGAGagtgatgaggaggatgatgaagatgaggcggatgaggacgaggatggtgaggatgaggagaggGGAGGGAGGGCGCTGGCTAGGGGACCCGAATTGGAGACGTTGCTGTGGTTTGGGGCGAGGGGGGATTTTGAACTGCCGCGGAATGTGGAATTTGAGCGCAAGGTTGGCGTGAAGAAGGGTCTGGAGGGCGTTAATATACCGCCTGAGAGGATGGATGGGGTTTTGTCGGGTTAG